The sequence CTGTATGCATCGTAAAAGCGAGGCTTTGAAAGAGGTTATTCAAGATAATCTAGAAATTGTTAGATACTCGATTTACGACAATCCCATTATTCGAAAACTCGATACCTTGCTTTTCTCTTTTTCTTATAATCGCCCTTTTTTGAAGCGAGCGTTGGATAAATTCATCGAGAAAAAAAATATTGAGGTTCTTCATGTGGTGAATCTTCCGCTTGCAGAAATATGCCTAGAGTCAGCTCGAAAACATAATATTCCTGTCGTTTTAGATTTCTACGAGAATTATCCATATGCAATTCAAACATGGAGGGAAAGAACAAAGTTTCTCGACTTTATAAAGAAACCATTTAAAGGTCTCGATAGATGGCTTAGATATGAGGCGCGGACGGTGAGGGATTTCGACGCCACGCTTGTCGATAGTGTTGAGTTTCGCGAAAGACTTATATCGTTAGGACTTCCGGAAAGCAAGATACACGTCGTTCAGAACACTATCGATATCGATCGGTTCGATCCACCGGATCCTGCTTTCGCCGAAAAATACAAGGATAAATTTGTGATTTTATATCTCGGTGTCGTTTCCCTCGACAAGGGCATCTCTATTGCTCTCGAAGCTTTTCCGAGGATATTAAAAGAAATTCCCAATGCGATTCTGATGGTTGTTGGGGCTGGTTTTCAGCGGGATATCCATGAGCTAAAATTGCGAGCCAAGGAACTAGGAGTGGAAAATAATACGCTGATTATGGATAGAGTTCCTCATAAGGAGATATTTACAATTCTTTCAGCCGGAGATTTAGCATTATTACACCTAAGGGACAATGTTAATTACAACGCTTCGAGTCCACATAAGCTTTTCGAGTATATGGCCGCAGGGCTTCCGATTATATGCAGTCCATCCGAATCGGTGGCCCGAATTGTGTGTGAAATCGGATGTGGTGTTGTTGTGGGATTCGACCCGAGAGATTTTGCAAGCGCAGTTATTGAGCTTGCGAAGAATAACGAAAAGCGCAAAGCGATGGGAATCGCCGGCAAGAATGTCGTGCGGGAAAAATATAATTGGTCTGTCGATGCAAAGGTTTTAAGTAATGTTTATAAAGACATTTCTTAATAGATGAGTTATTTTGTTAGAGAGTAAAAAAATAAGCGTGATCATAGCTGCCGGCCGAGCCGAAAGACAGGCTAATGTTAGATTACTTATTAAAATTCTTCTATCGGGTTCGTTAATTCCAGACGAATTCATCATTGTGGAGGGAGTGAGCCCTAATTCTATGGCGCGGAACGTGGGTGTTGAACATTCCAATGGCGATATTCTCGTTTTCATTGATGACGATGCTATAATATCCGACTCTAATGTTTTAGAAAATGTGATAGATACTCTTCTGGAGAATGAAACAATCGGCATAGTCGGAACATCACAGGATATCCCTTTAGATGTTGAGTTCTTCCAGAGAGAATACCGCCGAGAGTTTGCCCGAACGCATTCGCCGGTGGTCGATAAAGCAGTCGAAAGTGATATGGCAACTACTCTTTTCTGTGCTGTTCATCGCAGAGATTTCGATTCGATTGGTGGTTTTGACAATACGCTCGTTGCAGGTGTGGATAACCTATTTAGGCATCGAATGAGGTCTATCGGCAAGAAGGTGGTTGTTGCGCCCAATACGCTTGTTTATCACCCTCTTCCGAAAAACTGGGGGGAATTCTATCGGCGCGAAAAATGGTATGGTGGTGCACGGGCTATACTCGCGAAACGTCAAGATATTCCGTTCGAGGGCGTTCGGTTATTGTCCAAAGGGAAGGCGGTTGTTTATCTCATCTTGCAATGGAGTTTATTTCCGGTGAGATTTTTTGTCGGTGGTCCGACTGGTCACAGATTCGGGTTTTGGCCTCTTAGGGCGGTTGGACATTTTATAAACGCCACGAGTTATGTGTTTTCGGTAATTAGAGGAGGTGGCTAATGAAAATTGCTATCGACTGTTCTCCGCTTGCAAAAACCCGCACTGGAATTGGCACATACACTTTTAATCTGATTAAGTCACTTTCAAAAATAGATAGCGAAAATGAATATTATCTTTTCGCACATAGGAATTTTGATTTTGGTGCAGAGTTAGCTTCCAATTTTATTCAGATCAAACCTAAGAGAGAATTTACCCGCTCGACACCATGGTTGTTTCGTTCGCTTCCGAAAGAACTTAGACGGAATAAAATAGATATTTTTCACGGCACGAATTTTCTTATTCCGCCGAATTCAGGTTGTAAAACTATCTCTACAGTTCATGATTTGTCCAGTCTTACAATGCCTTCGAGGCATTCATTTTTGCATAAAATTTCGCATAGCCTTTTTTTAAAAAGTTCGCTCAAACGCGCTGATAGGCTAAT is a genomic window of bacterium containing:
- a CDS encoding glycosyltransferase family 4 protein: MKRIAIIHAEPYPEESRLKKETEALVSCGYHVFIFCMHRKSEALKEVIQDNLEIVRYSIYDNPIIRKLDTLLFSFSYNRPFLKRALDKFIEKKNIEVLHVVNLPLAEICLESARKHNIPVVLDFYENYPYAIQTWRERTKFLDFIKKPFKGLDRWLRYEARTVRDFDATLVDSVEFRERLISLGLPESKIHVVQNTIDIDRFDPPDPAFAEKYKDKFVILYLGVVSLDKGISIALEAFPRILKEIPNAILMVVGAGFQRDIHELKLRAKELGVENNTLIMDRVPHKEIFTILSAGDLALLHLRDNVNYNASSPHKLFEYMAAGLPIICSPSESVARIVCEIGCGVVVGFDPRDFASAVIELAKNNEKRKAMGIAGKNVVREKYNWSVDAKVLSNVYKDIS
- a CDS encoding glycosyltransferase produces the protein MLESKKISVIIAAGRAERQANVRLLIKILLSGSLIPDEFIIVEGVSPNSMARNVGVEHSNGDILVFIDDDAIISDSNVLENVIDTLLENETIGIVGTSQDIPLDVEFFQREYRREFARTHSPVVDKAVESDMATTLFCAVHRRDFDSIGGFDNTLVAGVDNLFRHRMRSIGKKVVVAPNTLVYHPLPKNWGEFYRREKWYGGARAILAKRQDIPFEGVRLLSKGKAVVYLILQWSLFPVRFFVGGPTGHRFGFWPLRAVGHFINATSYVFSVIRGGG
- a CDS encoding glycosyltransferase — its product is MKIAIDCSPLAKTRTGIGTYTFNLIKSLSKIDSENEYYLFAHRNFDFGAELASNFIQIKPKREFTRSTPWLFRSLPKELRRNKIDIFHGTNFLIPPNSGCKTISTVHDLSSLTMPSRHSFLHKISHSLFLKSSLKRADRL